In Streptomyces capitiformicae, one genomic interval encodes:
- a CDS encoding bifunctional riboflavin kinase/FAD synthetase, with the protein MQRWRGLEDIPEDWGRSVVTIGSYDGVHRGHQLILRHAVERAHELGVPTVAVTFDPHPSEVLRPGSHPPLLAPHHRRAELMGELGVDAVLILPFTTEFSRLSPADFVVKVLVDKLHAKAVVEGPNFRFGHKAAGDVAFLAEQGKTYDFEVEVVDLFVTGEAGGGEPFSSTLTRRLVAEGDVEGAREILGRPHRVEGVVVRGAQRGRELGFPTANVETLPHTAIPADGVYAGWLHVEGEAMPAAISVGTNPQFDGTERTVEAYAIDRVGLDLYGLHVAVDFLAFVRGQAKFDSLEALLVAMGEDVKKCRELIAAYEGE; encoded by the coding sequence GTGCAGCGCTGGCGTGGCTTGGAGGACATCCCCGAGGACTGGGGGCGCAGCGTCGTCACCATCGGTTCCTACGACGGGGTGCACCGGGGGCACCAGCTGATCCTCCGGCACGCGGTGGAACGCGCCCATGAGCTGGGCGTTCCGACCGTCGCCGTCACCTTCGACCCGCACCCCAGCGAGGTCCTGCGCCCCGGCAGCCACCCCCCGCTGCTCGCCCCGCACCACCGCCGCGCCGAACTGATGGGCGAGCTGGGTGTGGACGCGGTCCTGATCCTGCCCTTCACGACCGAGTTCTCGCGGCTGTCGCCCGCCGACTTCGTCGTCAAGGTCCTCGTCGACAAGCTGCACGCCAAGGCCGTCGTGGAGGGCCCCAACTTCCGCTTCGGCCACAAGGCCGCCGGGGACGTGGCGTTCCTCGCCGAGCAGGGCAAGACGTACGACTTCGAGGTGGAGGTCGTGGACCTGTTCGTCACCGGCGAGGCGGGCGGCGGCGAGCCGTTCTCCTCGACCCTGACCCGGCGGCTGGTCGCCGAGGGGGATGTCGAGGGCGCCCGCGAGATCCTCGGCCGCCCGCACCGCGTCGAGGGCGTCGTCGTACGCGGTGCCCAGCGCGGCCGCGAGTTGGGCTTCCCCACGGCCAACGTCGAGACCCTCCCGCACACCGCGATCCCCGCCGACGGCGTCTACGCCGGGTGGCTGCACGTCGAGGGCGAGGCCATGCCGGCCGCGATCTCCGTCGGCACGAACCCCCAGTTCGACGGCACCGAGCGCACGGTGGAGGCGTACGCCATCGACCGGGTGGGGCTCGACCTCTACGGGCTCCATGTCGCCGTCGACTTCCTCGCGTTCGTGCGCGGGCAGGCGAAGTTCGATTCGCTGGAGGCGCTGCTCGTGGCGATGGGGGAGGACGTGAAGAAGTGCCGGGAGTTGATCGCGGCGTATGAGGGGGAGTAG